A part of Kiritimatiellia bacterium genomic DNA contains:
- a CDS encoding PEP-CTERM sorting domain-containing protein (PEP-CTERM proteins occur, often in large numbers, in the proteomes of bacteria that also encode an exosortase, a predicted intramembrane cysteine proteinase. The presence of a PEP-CTERM domain at a protein's C-terminus predicts cleavage within the sorting domain, followed by covalent anchoring to some some component of the (usually Gram-negative) cell surface. Many PEP-CTERM proteins exhibit an unusual sequence composition that includes large numbers of potential glycosylation sites. Expression of one such protein has been shown restore the ability of a bacterium to form floc, a type of biofilm.), translated as MRTFRTVFLLAWTAGLWLAVSARAQISYTAPGLIYSENFNSLPYTPNNTTTPWTDGVTLPGWYLVNSLTNTPADIGIHRGDTTTGRFYSFGLIDDPERALGGIGSGGTYFGSPSSGSVAGYWGVRIQNNTGLTLSQFQVEYTVEQWRDANVNVQPLVAEWAIQPPNWLSGSWNSGTSTPSPVNFNAASWLNGNLASNRVTGVGFTVTGLSWTPGQELWIRFRELNDAGNDHGLAIDDFSFVAVPEPAVGSLLLATAAMWLLRRRLREEAVTSGPGGPQPPAPPA; from the coding sequence ATGAGGACGTTCCGAACCGTTTTCCTACTGGCGTGGACGGCCGGGCTGTGGCTGGCCGTTTCGGCCCGCGCGCAGATCTCTTACACGGCGCCAGGTCTGATCTACAGTGAAAACTTCAATTCGCTCCCTTACACGCCCAACAACACCACCACCCCGTGGACCGATGGCGTCACCCTTCCCGGATGGTACCTCGTCAATTCACTGACGAACACGCCGGCGGACATCGGCATCCACCGCGGCGACACGACAACGGGCCGCTTCTATAGCTTCGGCCTGATCGACGACCCGGAGCGGGCTCTGGGTGGCATCGGGTCGGGTGGTACCTACTTCGGTTCCCCCTCCTCGGGAAGCGTCGCCGGCTACTGGGGCGTGCGAATCCAGAACAACACCGGCCTCACGCTGAGCCAGTTCCAGGTCGAGTACACGGTCGAGCAGTGGCGCGACGCAAATGTGAACGTGCAACCGCTGGTTGCCGAATGGGCGATCCAGCCGCCGAACTGGTTGAGCGGCTCCTGGAATAGCGGCACGTCGACGCCCTCGCCGGTGAACTTCAACGCCGCCTCGTGGCTCAATGGAAACCTCGCCTCGAACCGCGTCACCGGTGTCGGCTTCACGGTCACCGGCCTGAGCTGGACACCGGGGCAGGAGCTCTGGATCCGATTTCGTGAGTTGAACGACGCCGGCAATGACCACGGGCTTGCCATCGATGATTTCAGCTTTGTCGCGGTGCCGGAACCGGCCGTCGGGAGTCTCTTGCTCGCAACCGCGGCAATGTGGCTGCTCCGCCGCCGCCTGCGCGAAGAGGCGGTGACCTCTGGGCCCGGCGGTCCGCAGCCGCCCGCTCCGCCCGCGTAA
- a CDS encoding GDSL-type esterase/lipase family protein yields the protein MRGAAACGAFVAFAAAVSSAGSPPLRIACVGDSITFGAGLASASLQSYPARLAELFPTGRVIVGNFGAPGRTLLRGGDLPYVRDGAFRAAIEFAPDAVVILLGANDTRPPNRGRLGEFKRDAADLVQRFQRLASRPVVVVALPTPAWENPHGVDGELLREEVVLRWCEVAAECRAHVVDLHTPLRSARSRFPDGVHPDEHGSLAVAMLVYGALRSRLLSSGLPESDRDALGGMDSRWGELWPWGDYGMPNVAAALKGNDWLRLHRERVAGAAERGVRLLLVGDAWFEPRHEPAPEWAGTPAAWMGVAGDEPEHVMWRLLDGLSRMPALQYAVVRLSWYRLTSERRELELADAIRALRRCGRPGLEIAVLLGPFETEADRWRAETVWARLEEEAQHRRTGADVVWLDRAVPARREGAAGTASAMDRMELVRRWLESRIGRPVE from the coding sequence GTGAGGGGTGCCGCCGCGTGCGGCGCATTCGTCGCGTTTGCGGCGGCGGTGAGCTCTGCGGGGTCACCGCCGCTGCGGATCGCGTGTGTAGGGGATAGCATCACCTTTGGAGCGGGGCTGGCCAGCGCCAGTTTGCAGAGCTATCCGGCGCGACTGGCGGAGCTGTTTCCAACCGGCCGAGTGATCGTCGGGAACTTTGGCGCGCCAGGTCGTACCCTGCTTCGGGGGGGGGATCTGCCCTATGTGCGCGACGGTGCGTTTCGTGCCGCGATCGAGTTTGCGCCAGATGCGGTGGTCATTCTGCTGGGTGCCAATGACACGCGCCCGCCGAACCGGGGCCGGCTGGGGGAGTTCAAGCGCGACGCGGCGGATCTCGTGCAGCGGTTTCAGCGGCTGGCGTCTCGGCCGGTGGTTGTGGTCGCGTTGCCGACGCCGGCGTGGGAGAACCCGCATGGTGTGGACGGCGAGCTGCTGCGGGAAGAGGTGGTTCTGCGCTGGTGCGAGGTCGCTGCGGAATGCCGCGCGCATGTGGTGGATCTGCATACGCCGCTGCGGTCCGCGCGCAGCCGTTTTCCCGATGGTGTACATCCGGATGAGCACGGTTCGCTGGCGGTGGCGATGCTGGTTTACGGTGCGCTTCGCTCGCGGCTGTTGAGCAGCGGCCTGCCGGAGAGCGATCGCGATGCGTTGGGGGGGATGGATTCGCGGTGGGGCGAGCTGTGGCCGTGGGGGGACTACGGCATGCCGAACGTGGCCGCAGCGCTGAAGGGCAACGACTGGCTGCGGCTTCACCGGGAGCGAGTGGCTGGCGCGGCCGAGCGGGGCGTGCGGCTGCTGCTGGTCGGGGATGCGTGGTTCGAGCCTCGGCACGAACCGGCGCCGGAGTGGGCGGGGACGCCTGCGGCCTGGATGGGGGTTGCGGGCGACGAGCCGGAACACGTGATGTGGCGATTGCTCGATGGCCTATCCCGCATGCCGGCGCTGCAGTATGCGGTCGTTCGTCTTTCGTGGTACCGATTGACGAGCGAGCGGCGGGAGCTGGAGTTGGCCGATGCGATTCGGGCGCTGCGGCGGTGTGGGCGGCCGGGTCTCGAGATCGCGGTGTTGTTGGGACCGTTCGAAACCGAGGCGGATCGTTGGCGCGCGGAGACGGTCTGGGCCCGCTTGGAGGAGGAAGCGCAACACCGCCGCACCGGCGCGGATGTGGTCTGGCTGGACCGGGCTGTGCCGGCGCGGAGGGAGGGGGCTGCCGGGACCGCATCTGCGATGGATCGGATGGAGCTGGTCCGACGATGGTTGGAGAGCCGGATCGGTCGGCCGGTGGAGTGA
- a CDS encoding DNA-deoxyinosine glycosylase, whose amino-acid sequence MAGGRPRVLVLGSMPGPASLAAGEYYAHARNAFWRVMARVTGVPADAPYRERCAGLVRAGIALWDVVAECRRAGSADHEIRHDSVRLQDVAGWLCRHASVHTVMFNGEFAARMFRRHVQPRLGARGRALRLMQLPSTSPAHASRSEAQKTAIWLAAMRRAGVAPVARAC is encoded by the coding sequence GTGGCCGGAGGGCGGCCGCGGGTGCTGGTGCTGGGCTCGATGCCGGGGCCGGCGTCGCTGGCGGCGGGGGAGTACTATGCGCATGCGCGGAACGCGTTCTGGCGGGTGATGGCGCGCGTGACGGGGGTGCCGGCCGATGCGCCATACCGGGAGCGGTGTGCGGGTCTGGTGCGGGCGGGCATTGCGTTGTGGGATGTGGTCGCGGAGTGCCGGCGGGCGGGCAGCGCCGATCACGAGATCCGCCACGACAGTGTGCGTCTGCAGGACGTGGCTGGATGGCTGTGTCGGCATGCGAGCGTGCACACGGTGATGTTCAACGGAGAATTTGCGGCGCGCATGTTTCGCCGGCATGTGCAGCCGCGTCTGGGCGCGCGCGGTCGGGCGCTGCGGCTGATGCAGCTGCCCTCCACGAGTCCGGCGCACGCCAGTCGTTCGGAGGCGCAGAAGACGGCGATCTGGCTGGCGGCGATGCGGAGAGCGGGGGTCGCGCCGGTCGCGCGCGCGTGCTAA
- the larB gene encoding nickel pincer cofactor biosynthesis protein LarB: MTDLHKLLEQVARGEISPGEAAAELNRRVELGLGYARLDLDRRRRCGVPEVVFGPGKTVEQIVEIARQLLERERHVMASRVSAEQARALCEALPGAVYHSAARCVTADLDPLPPPRGRVAVVSGGTADLPVGEEAAITAERMGAAVDRIWDCGVAGLHRLLPHLETLRRANAVIVAAGMEGALPSVVGGLVDRPVIAVPVSVGYGAHLGGLAPLLTMLNSCVPGVTVVNVDNGFGAGVAAGLINRLAERGE, translated from the coding sequence ATGACGGATCTGCACAAACTGTTGGAACAGGTGGCGCGAGGGGAGATCTCGCCGGGCGAAGCGGCTGCGGAGCTGAATCGGCGTGTGGAGCTGGGGCTCGGCTATGCGCGGCTCGACTTGGATCGTCGGCGGCGGTGCGGCGTGCCGGAGGTGGTGTTCGGCCCGGGGAAGACGGTGGAGCAGATTGTGGAAATTGCGCGACAGCTGCTGGAGCGGGAACGGCACGTCATGGCCAGCCGAGTTTCGGCGGAGCAGGCGCGCGCGTTGTGCGAGGCGCTGCCCGGTGCGGTGTACCATTCGGCGGCGAGGTGCGTGACCGCGGATCTGGATCCGCTGCCGCCGCCGCGCGGACGGGTCGCGGTGGTGTCGGGCGGAACGGCGGACTTGCCAGTGGGCGAGGAAGCGGCGATCACCGCGGAGCGGATGGGCGCGGCGGTTGATCGGATCTGGGATTGCGGTGTGGCGGGCCTGCACCGTTTGCTGCCCCATCTGGAGACGCTGCGCCGTGCGAATGCGGTGATCGTCGCGGCGGGGATGGAGGGAGCGCTGCCGTCGGTGGTCGGCGGACTGGTGGACCGGCCGGTGATCGCCGTTCCGGTCAGCGTTGGCTACGGTGCCCATCTGGGGGGGCTTGCGCCGCTGCTGACAATGCTGAATTCCTGCGTGCCGGGCGTCACGGTCGTGAACGTGGACAACGGGTTCGGTGCCGGCGTCGCAGCGGGCCTGATCAACCGGCTTGCGGAGAGAGGGGAATGA
- a CDS encoding M48 family metallopeptidase, producing the protein MKKTGVPEWQPLEQAVPPDLFRAEVEAWAKRLGVTPRAIRIRPMKRKWASCTSGGRLTFDAGLLREPVEFRREVIVHELLHVKVPNHGKLFRALLKACLDS; encoded by the coding sequence GTGAAAAAGACTGGTGTGCCGGAGTGGCAACCCTTGGAGCAGGCCGTGCCGCCGGACCTGTTCCGCGCCGAGGTCGAGGCCTGGGCGAAGCGCCTGGGCGTCACCCCGCGCGCGATCCGCATCCGGCCGATGAAACGCAAATGGGCTAGCTGCACCTCCGGTGGCCGGCTGACGTTCGACGCCGGGCTCTTGCGCGAACCGGTTGAATTTCGCCGCGAGGTTATTGTTCACGAGTTGTTGCATGTCAAGGTGCCGAACCACGGCAAGTTATTTCGAGCGCTGTTGAAAGCCTGTCTGGACAGTTGA
- a CDS encoding sugar phosphate isomerase/epimerase, producing the protein MRPGGGHRRDCMRQSIRLCCESQPQGACPMNLSRRSFLARSAAASALATLSPRLVAAATPRIRVGTCTLGLKAAKEAGLDGVEVRAGNAADTLEIARPEKIEAYKAEMAETGLPICSIMMGLLNSHPLASDPRAPAWLEQTIAGAAALGAKNILVAFFGKGSLLENNRLKEDDFRVVVERLKKAAPRAADAGVILAVENTLTAEQNERLLDAVGHPAVRIYYDVFNTKSYGVPAEIRRLGARISQLHYKNGPKYLDEDAAYFQEVTAAVKDIGFSGWVVLETSSPSKDGVADARRNGEFVRKLFA; encoded by the coding sequence ATGCGGCCCGGCGGTGGTCACCGGCGAGATTGCATGCGTCAGTCCATCCGCCTATGCTGCGAGAGTCAACCACAAGGAGCATGCCCGATGAACCTGTCGCGCCGATCGTTCCTTGCCCGTTCAGCCGCCGCGTCCGCGTTGGCCACACTCTCCCCGCGCCTGGTCGCCGCCGCAACGCCGCGCATCCGTGTGGGCACCTGTACACTCGGATTGAAAGCCGCCAAGGAGGCCGGTTTGGACGGCGTCGAAGTTCGCGCCGGCAACGCGGCCGACACACTGGAAATCGCGCGGCCGGAAAAGATCGAGGCGTACAAGGCCGAGATGGCCGAAACAGGGTTGCCCATCTGCTCGATCATGATGGGCCTGCTGAACTCTCACCCGCTGGCCAGCGACCCGCGAGCACCCGCCTGGCTGGAGCAAACCATCGCCGGCGCGGCCGCGCTCGGCGCGAAAAACATCCTGGTCGCGTTCTTCGGCAAAGGCAGTCTCTTGGAAAACAACCGGCTGAAGGAGGACGACTTCCGCGTCGTGGTCGAACGGCTGAAAAAGGCCGCTCCGCGCGCCGCCGACGCCGGCGTGATCCTCGCGGTCGAAAACACACTGACCGCGGAACAGAACGAGCGGCTGCTCGACGCGGTCGGCCACCCCGCGGTCCGCATCTACTACGACGTTTTCAACACCAAGAGCTATGGCGTCCCAGCCGAAATCCGTCGGCTCGGCGCCCGCATCTCACAACTGCACTACAAGAACGGCCCGAAATATCTCGACGAGGATGCCGCCTACTTCCAGGAGGTGACCGCGGCGGTCAAGGACATCGGGTTCTCGGGTTGGGTGGTGCTGGAAACCTCCAGCCCTTCGAAGGATGGCGTCGCCGACGCCCGCCGCAACGGAGAGTTCGTCCGCAAGCTGTTCGCGTGA
- a CDS encoding Gfo/Idh/MocA family oxidoreductase, protein MTRVTRRNFLVRTGTIASAVAVARGVSAAVRARSVGANERLRIGLIGCGSRGVDAHMGTVRKFAKEMNVEFSAVSDPWRLARERAAACAKEWFGREPKMYVSYRDLIADDEVDAVMIASPDHVHTTHLEAAAMAGRHVYVEKPLATEFDRLVRAVDAVKAAGIVCQVGTQIRSLPTMVGCRALVQAGTFGKITRIEEVRNAERPYWYHYLKEAKAEDVDWAEFLADRPHRPFRADVFTGWYGYYEFSQGPVPGLGSHYIDLVHFMTGATAPESCVCLGGTFYWRDEHEFTAPDQCQALWIYPEGFFVSYVTNFGNGAGNLKRLYGEYGTLKFDNWSAPTYSAEGGPKRAEGKIRGENPVPPVEHPDHFLNWLQCIRNGGTPNAPIEAGYAHAVAVLMAMKSYETGRKVLYDAATRTLRTA, encoded by the coding sequence ATGACACGGGTCACACGCAGGAATTTTTTGGTGCGCACCGGGACGATCGCCTCAGCGGTGGCGGTGGCACGAGGGGTTTCGGCGGCCGTGCGCGCGCGTTCGGTCGGCGCCAACGAGCGGCTGCGGATCGGGCTGATTGGGTGTGGAAGCCGGGGGGTGGACGCCCACATGGGGACGGTGCGCAAGTTCGCGAAGGAGATGAACGTGGAGTTCTCAGCGGTCAGCGATCCCTGGCGGCTTGCGCGGGAACGGGCGGCTGCCTGTGCGAAGGAATGGTTCGGGCGCGAGCCGAAGATGTACGTTTCCTATCGGGACCTGATCGCGGACGATGAGGTGGATGCGGTGATGATTGCCTCGCCCGACCACGTGCACACGACGCATCTGGAGGCGGCGGCGATGGCGGGGCGGCACGTGTATGTGGAGAAGCCGCTCGCGACGGAATTCGACCGGCTGGTGCGCGCGGTGGACGCGGTGAAAGCGGCGGGGATTGTCTGTCAGGTCGGCACGCAGATTCGGAGCTTGCCGACGATGGTCGGGTGTCGCGCGCTGGTGCAGGCGGGGACGTTCGGCAAAATCACTCGGATCGAGGAGGTGCGCAATGCGGAGCGCCCCTATTGGTACCACTATCTGAAGGAGGCAAAAGCGGAGGATGTGGACTGGGCGGAGTTCCTTGCGGACCGTCCGCACCGGCCGTTTCGCGCCGACGTCTTTACGGGATGGTACGGCTACTATGAGTTTTCACAGGGGCCGGTCCCGGGGCTGGGCAGCCACTACATTGACCTGGTGCATTTCATGACGGGGGCGACCGCGCCGGAGAGCTGTGTCTGTTTGGGCGGGACGTTCTACTGGCGGGACGAGCACGAGTTCACCGCGCCGGACCAGTGCCAGGCGCTGTGGATCTACCCCGAGGGGTTTTTCGTCAGCTATGTGACAAACTTTGGCAACGGCGCGGGGAACTTGAAGCGGCTGTACGGCGAGTATGGCACGCTGAAGTTTGACAACTGGTCCGCGCCAACCTACAGCGCCGAGGGCGGACCCAAGCGAGCAGAGGGGAAGATCCGGGGCGAAAACCCCGTGCCGCCGGTCGAACACCCCGACCACTTCCTCAACTGGTTGCAGTGCATTCGGAACGGGGGTACGCCCAATGCACCGATCGAGGCGGGCTATGCGCATGCGGTCGCCGTGCTCATGGCGATGAAGTCATACGAGACCGGCCGGAAGGTCCTTTACGACGCCGCCACTCGGACGCTGCGCACGGCATGA
- the larC gene encoding nickel pincer cofactor biosynthesis protein LarC codes for MKILRWDLVGGISGDIALAALLDLGADRRRVEAAVRACGLEQVSLDVEAVAEAGLAGLRVAVRDRTPAGPHAHRAWREIRGLLDRAPLSARARELALRVFSRLAAAEGRVHRVTADEVEFHEIGAADSIADVVGACVALELLGVEAVETGPFPLGRGEVRCAHGVYPLPAPAVIELLKGWPVRMVEEELETVTPTGAALLTEWAESLPARRGERVIRAAGLGWGWHRLRGRPNVARAVLYEMVGDDAGSPDECLVLETQMDDVTGEWIGVLVERLLSAGALDVYTTAVQMKKQRPGTLLTVLCEPARRDAMLEMIFRHSPTLGVREYRADRAVLERRHVTVNTRWGPVRVKLGVWKGEVVTRAPEMEDCIARGDEHHVPPRCVYLEALRCTPIAADSGGPNEPVPLP; via the coding sequence ATGAAGATTTTGCGATGGGATCTGGTCGGGGGGATCTCCGGCGACATTGCGCTTGCGGCGCTGTTGGATCTGGGCGCGGATCGTCGGCGCGTCGAGGCGGCCGTTCGCGCATGTGGTCTGGAGCAGGTGTCGCTAGATGTGGAAGCGGTGGCCGAGGCAGGACTGGCGGGGCTGAGGGTGGCGGTCCGGGATCGAACACCGGCGGGTCCGCACGCGCATCGGGCCTGGCGGGAGATCCGCGGCTTGCTCGATCGCGCGCCGCTGTCCGCGCGGGCCCGCGAGCTGGCGCTGCGGGTGTTTTCGCGGCTCGCCGCGGCGGAGGGTCGTGTGCACCGGGTGACCGCGGACGAGGTGGAGTTTCATGAGATCGGCGCGGCGGACTCGATCGCGGATGTCGTCGGCGCGTGTGTTGCGCTTGAGCTGCTCGGCGTGGAGGCGGTGGAGACGGGGCCGTTTCCGCTGGGGCGGGGAGAGGTTCGATGCGCGCACGGCGTCTATCCGCTCCCGGCGCCGGCCGTGATCGAGCTGTTGAAGGGGTGGCCGGTGAGGATGGTCGAGGAGGAGCTGGAAACCGTCACACCCACCGGGGCGGCGCTGCTCACCGAATGGGCGGAGTCGCTGCCGGCGCGTCGCGGCGAGCGTGTGATTCGCGCGGCGGGGCTGGGGTGGGGGTGGCATCGCTTGCGGGGGCGGCCGAATGTGGCGCGCGCAGTGCTGTACGAAATGGTGGGAGACGACGCCGGGTCGCCGGACGAGTGCCTCGTGCTCGAGACGCAGATGGACGATGTGACCGGCGAGTGGATTGGCGTGCTGGTGGAGCGGCTGCTGTCGGCGGGCGCGCTGGATGTGTACACCACGGCGGTGCAGATGAAGAAGCAGAGGCCCGGCACGCTGCTGACGGTGCTTTGCGAGCCCGCGCGCCGGGACGCGATGCTGGAGATGATCTTCCGGCACAGCCCGACGCTGGGCGTTCGGGAGTACCGGGCGGATCGCGCGGTGCTGGAGCGGCGGCATGTCACCGTGAATACGCGTTGGGGGCCGGTGCGGGTAAAGCTCGGCGTCTGGAAGGGCGAGGTCGTGACGCGGGCGCCCGAGATGGAGGACTGCATTGCGCGGGGGGATGAGCACCACGTGCCGCCCCGTTGCGTGTATCTGGAGGCGTTGCGATGCACGCCGATTGCGGCCGATTCGGGGGGACCCAACGAACCTGTGCCGCTGCCATGA
- a CDS encoding nucleotide excision repair endonuclease — MSGSGSASGGVLDAALAEGFRIVLIGAGWDSTRRKMRARMVRLEGGRVAADVRGELDVWSGESDLARALYEGLMDVAAPPHLLVLWGGAARSLLARAATAAMLGTFRVLDLRRAVLVLRPESRARADGEALLVAMGVGGVADAESPMDDRVIDLLWAVLAEAQRRGWGWAELLGRASAPRSLEATGGVALDPDALTELPEAPAVYRLLDAARRVVYIGQTGNLRRRVAEHLRATDAPTPKTVELGRRVRAIEYRRVGSELEARLYEDRWIRRWCPPLNVAVRTRRRRGGRGAAWAVVIVARSAEEGAVEVFGWRPGSSLWQLRVREGRMPRRRLEALWEVLTGRRRRMPRGDGITAWGRIGAELAARMFRARRARWIWLRPESFPDAEAWLAAFGVAIREVKAGPPEGVEYRWTDSEEVPAGPHRHDVTG, encoded by the coding sequence GTGAGCGGTAGCGGGTCGGCCAGCGGGGGTGTTCTGGACGCGGCGCTGGCGGAGGGCTTTCGAATTGTACTGATTGGCGCGGGTTGGGATTCCACTCGCCGGAAGATGCGCGCGCGGATGGTGCGGCTAGAGGGTGGACGGGTGGCCGCGGACGTGCGCGGGGAACTGGATGTGTGGAGCGGGGAAAGCGATCTGGCGAGGGCGCTATATGAGGGGCTGATGGATGTCGCCGCGCCGCCGCATCTACTGGTGCTCTGGGGCGGTGCGGCGAGGTCGCTGCTGGCGCGAGCCGCGACCGCGGCGATGCTCGGCACGTTTCGGGTTCTGGACCTGCGGCGCGCGGTGCTTGTGCTGAGGCCGGAGTCGCGCGCGCGGGCGGACGGTGAGGCGCTGCTGGTGGCCATGGGTGTCGGTGGGGTGGCCGACGCCGAGTCTCCGATGGATGACCGGGTGATTGACCTGTTGTGGGCGGTACTGGCGGAGGCGCAGCGGCGGGGCTGGGGGTGGGCTGAGCTGCTGGGCCGGGCCTCGGCGCCGCGATCGCTCGAGGCGACCGGCGGCGTGGCGCTGGATCCGGACGCGCTCACGGAGCTGCCCGAGGCGCCGGCGGTGTATCGGTTGCTGGATGCGGCGCGTCGGGTTGTTTACATCGGGCAGACCGGCAATCTGCGGCGGCGGGTCGCCGAGCATTTGCGGGCGACGGACGCGCCGACGCCGAAGACCGTGGAGCTGGGCCGCCGAGTGCGTGCGATCGAATATCGGCGGGTCGGGTCGGAGCTCGAGGCGCGGCTGTACGAGGACCGTTGGATTCGCCGGTGGTGCCCACCGCTGAACGTGGCGGTGCGAACACGACGCCGCCGCGGCGGTCGAGGGGCCGCATGGGCGGTGGTGATTGTGGCCCGGTCGGCGGAGGAGGGGGCGGTGGAAGTGTTTGGCTGGCGGCCGGGGTCGTCGTTGTGGCAGCTCCGTGTGCGGGAGGGGCGCATGCCGAGGCGGAGGTTGGAGGCATTGTGGGAGGTGCTGACGGGTCGCCGTCGGCGAATGCCGCGGGGCGACGGGATCACCGCCTGGGGCCGGATCGGCGCCGAGTTGGCCGCGCGAATGTTTCGTGCGCGCCGCGCGCGATGGATATGGTTGCGGCCGGAATCGTTCCCGGATGCGGAGGCGTGGCTGGCGGCGTTCGGCGTGGCGATTCGCGAGGTGAAGGCCGGCCCTCCCGAGGGGGTTGAATATCGCTGGACGGATAGCGAGGAGGTGCCGGCTGGGCCTCACCGGCACGACGTAACGGGTTGA
- a CDS encoding TlpA family protein disulfide reductase gives MQKYFDAALASAGARIPDFELTDIDGLQYSPGSMRGRVVLLDFWVAGSVPYEREIPFRIRARERYAAQGFEILGICQNLDAAAIREYIGRHRGMSWPQVEGRAARNLIVRLGVPGENASFLLDREGRIRARNLTGAALAEAVARLVAESP, from the coding sequence ATGCAGAAGTATTTCGACGCGGCGCTCGCGTCGGCCGGCGCGCGCATTCCGGACTTTGAGCTCACCGACATTGACGGTTTACAGTATTCGCCGGGCTCGATGCGGGGGCGGGTGGTGCTGCTCGACTTCTGGGTGGCGGGGTCGGTGCCGTACGAGCGCGAGATTCCGTTCCGCATCCGTGCGCGGGAACGGTATGCGGCACAGGGGTTTGAAATTCTCGGCATTTGCCAGAACCTCGATGCGGCGGCGATCCGGGAGTACATCGGGCGGCATCGAGGGATGAGCTGGCCTCAGGTGGAGGGGCGGGCCGCGCGCAACCTGATTGTACGCCTCGGCGTGCCGGGCGAAAACGCGAGTTTTCTGCTCGACCGGGAGGGGCGGATCCGGGCACGCAATCTGACCGGTGCGGCGTTGGCGGAGGCGGTGGCCCGTTTGGTGGCCGAGTCTCCGTGA
- a CDS encoding phosphate-starvation-inducible PsiE family protein — MSASACGGVRWIDRLIRWVATALMWMLALVVMAGAVDLAATLVQDLLTPPVGRMEVAELLRVLGLFLVVLIAIELVYVVRLYLEERHFDVEVVLVVALIAIARKVVVFDLERNEPWLLLGISAVVISLAAALFLLRWSRRWDAKTVGGQSSP, encoded by the coding sequence ATGAGTGCGAGTGCGTGTGGCGGTGTGCGTTGGATTGACAGACTGATTCGGTGGGTGGCGACGGCGCTCATGTGGATGCTGGCGCTGGTGGTGATGGCTGGTGCGGTCGATCTGGCGGCGACGCTCGTTCAGGACCTGTTGACGCCGCCGGTGGGCCGGATGGAGGTGGCGGAGCTGCTGAGGGTGCTCGGCCTTTTTCTGGTGGTGCTGATCGCGATCGAGCTGGTGTATGTGGTGCGATTGTACCTCGAGGAGCGGCATTTCGATGTGGAGGTCGTGTTGGTGGTTGCGCTGATCGCGATCGCGCGGAAAGTGGTGGTGTTTGATCTGGAACGCAACGAGCCGTGGCTGCTGCTCGGCATTTCGGCGGTCGTGATTTCGCTGGCGGCGGCGCTGTTTCTTTTGCGATGGTCGCGCCGGTGGGACGCGAAAACGGTCGGCGGTCAATCGTCTCCCTGA